The genomic interval ttgttacagAGTTGGCAGATGAATCTACAGAATAATTTCTGTTTAGCTTTAGTAAAATGACGCAGGTACCTTTATCCTTGTGATGGGACGCATTAATCTCTGTTGTTTTGAAGCTCAATCAGATGACGTCAAGACCAACCAACAAACTAAAAGCACAAatctctgctgcttcacacACTTTGAAAAGTGATCACGGAATTGAAAGATTTCAAAACAAGGCTTTGCAACGAGATTACAAAAAGCAGAATTGTTTATAGTTTAACATTTGCAACCAAAACAAGAACACAATAGTTGTTAATGTGAAATAAGAAATGACTCTTAAGGTATTCAAGCCCCTTGGATGGTTATCAGAGCAGTTGTTGACGTAAGAAGCAGAGGTTCAAAGACCAGTGTCTTTGGTTAAACTGGGCACTCAGTGGTTGATAGAAGCTGCCATCAAGCCGCAACACAACAACTCAAGACAGACCATCAACAAGAAATGTTTagctttaaatcaagattacaAAAGGGCTGAATAATTGCTGTATATGTTATAGACAAAATCCTCAATCAAAAGCTGGCTTGTGTGTTTAATACTCACTAAATACATTTGCTCTTTTATTGACTGTTTACACAAATCAGCAGGAGTATCTTTACCTACCACTCACAGCATTGTCTTGACTGAAATGCCTCAATGTAAGCTGTAAATTATATTGAGCTCAGCTGGTTGATTTAGcagctaaaataataaaaccaagTAATTCAAGGAACAACACATACAGAGAAGGTTGTAGTGTATATAAATACCTGTATAATAATGGTCAAATCTCCTATAGTATCGTCAATTAGACAAATAAAACTAGATTTTGATTATTAGCAATTCATGTGATTGTATGGAGATATTATTGATTTGTATTTACTGCTTCTCTTCTATACGGTTTAAGCCATTTTTCGATACTCTCCCGAGCAGTGATTTCACTGTCCTGTTTCCTGTCTTGTGTTTAGTTGTCATTACTAAATAAAAACGTTCAAATAAACCAGAGAAAATTAAAATTACCTGGAGGGCTATGTAAGTGATGAGGCAGAGAGCAGCCAGGAGAGAGTCTTCAACTTCTCCATGCAAGTCTGAGAGCTGCTGGCAATCAAAAATTGATAAGAAGGAGTTGAGGCGGAGAGCAGAAACTTCAGGACCAGTGCCGAACCAGAGTAAGTCCAGACTGGGCTGATCACCtacaataaaacagagaaaagaaaaagttaagAATAGCTTTGAATAGAAAAACCCTGCATGAAATGTGACAAATGTGTTAAATGTGTATGGTAGGAGACGGCCAAGTGAGTCTAGCTGATTGACAGTGCGTCAAAACAAAGGAAGAACTATATGCAAAAAAACGAATCTCTCCTTCTTATTTGCCCATAAGCTAGTTCAACTTCATTAAAACCAGAGTTTGACTTAATCCCAAGCCAAAGAATAGACAGtccaatataaaaaaaatgaccaGGTACAGTACCTGTGAGACTGATTGGGACAGGATGGACCATGTCAGGCTCCTGCAGAGGGTTTCCAGGGTAGACAAACCATTCCTTCATAGCTGGGAGGTTAACATTTGAACCTGAAAACAAATGAGCCACAGATACACTTGGACTGAGTTCACATCACTGTCCTGAAAGGTATTCTAGTCTCTGTATGTGAATCACAgaacacaacaaacatcaaaACGTCAAAGCACCAAGTCTATCACCAAGCATGTACGTCTCCTGAGATTCAAGCATTTGCTGATGTGTGTCTTCAGATGTGTGATTTTCTTACAGTTTGAACGGTGTTGCCAGagaagatgagtgtgtgtgtttgttttatgggacctaaaatgtgaatgtgtgtgtgtgacatatCTGAGAAGTTTACTTTCCTACCATCATGCCCATGCAGCAGCACCAGCCCATAGATGCGTTGTCTGCAGGCCTTAAGGACAAAGGCTTGAGGCAGCAGTTCAGtgtcctcttcatcctccaaaGTGTTGCTACATTCAATGACGCCCTCGCACACAATACTGTAAACCATGAAACCCTCTGCTGCTACATGCTTCTCCCTACAGGCCTGAGGAAAGACCACAGAGAAAcaaaatctgcttttttttctggCATTCGCTATTGTCAAAACatcagaaaaggaaaagaaacatgGAACATACCTTCAATATTTCTGCACTAACATGTTTCTCAAatacagcagcagaggaagctgTAGAGAAATCACCCCACTGAAGAGCCTCCTGTCCAGGTAATATGTAGGAGCTCattcctctctgcagcagctctgtgagaggagctgacaggtTCAGAGAAAGGAGCCcggcctcttcctcctctctgtcccacACTGAGCTCACAAGGTGGGATACAGCCAGCACCACTTGCCCCTGATTAGCACCAGAGTGTGGTGAAGGCTTGTTCATCCTGTAGAAATAAcattaatgttatttattgtcTTCATCTGAACATTAACTAAGTTTGCTCACGGTCATAAAATATGAAAGGATGCATTCAATATTTCTGTATAAGTAAAAGTAGTTGACAAGACACCTGTAGGTTGCCATGGCGTTGTTTCTAATGTTCATCATCTTCTCCTCAGACACCACATCATTTCCTAGGAGACAGGCCAGCAGTGGTAGCTGATGAATAGCCAATCCAATGGTTTGGCAGAGCCTCTGTCTGTCATACAGGACTGTGGTGAGCGTGTCAATCCGCAGCTTTGCTACAGATAAGTATGGagcacttaaaaagaaaaaaaaacacacactaaagtcagtcacttttttcacattttccatAACTTGCCATTTAAATGAAATCCTACAATATTTGATTTTGTCGAGTAGTAACTGCAGTGCAAGTCTTTCGGTTTGAGTATGCCAAAACTATGAAAATGTGATAATAATTCAAGAAAACCTGTCGTATATGATAAAGTCTGAGTCCTGGCCCAGGATGCCCATACAGTTATGCTGAAGAGCATATCTGGCAATCTCATAGTCAGCCTCCCTCACTGAACAAAACACTTCCTGGCCAAGGGACctgtgaggaaaaataaaacattcaataagaaaacaaaaatgaactAAATCTGAGCTGCCAACAGATATGAGAAGAAAACCCTCATGAAGAGTCAAGTATTAATTAATATGTTATTCTTAAACTGTGGTCTTAATAACATGTTTCCATGATAACTACAAGAGGGCTTGTGCATTATAATAAATCTTGTAAATACTGACCTGAGAGCAAAGCGTGTGAAAGATGCCGTACCAGAAGGCAAAACAAACAGCGCTCTACCAGGCTGCTCACCGTGCCCCTTCAGGTGACGAAATACTTTAGAAATCTCCCCGTTCACTCTGCGCCTCCTCTTCGCCTGAAGACAAAAGAGCGTGATGTTTACTGACTGTTGATTATGTGTTTTAAATAAGTGAAGATTATTAACCTCTGTATTGaagctattaaaaaaaaactctctgaaATTCAACTGtaacaaaggaaaacagtggaTCTACTGGAAAACTGCATGATGTGCTAAATTGGGTAGATTTGAACGAGTTTTCTAAAATAAACAATAGAGAATATGTTTCCTCACccactcctttcttttctgctcCTCCACCACTCCATCAAAGAAGAAGACTAATCTTATTCCTGCTGAGATGAAGGCCTCCACCCAGCTCTTCAGCAAATCCATGTACTCCCTCCACTGCCCTCCACATATCCAGTCCTGACATCTGTACCAGTGGCACAGACAGGCCATACCATCCACAACAAGTGTGGGGCCTAAAATAAGAGagtcaaatcaaaatgtaataGAGAGCAGACCTGCAGGCTAAGCAactattaaaaaacacaacccaaataacaaataagaaatgcccagttttcatttttgtactATATACTACTACTTGCTTAAGTATTAAGCTCATCAGCACTATTTTTCTTGAATCTTGTTATTATGCTTATAGTTCTATCACTACCCTTGAGTCTGGCTGTCAGTCTTACCACTCTTTCTGTGCTCCTACAATCCTCCTCTAACTAAGTTTAAGCGTCAGCAATGCTAAAGCTGTATGCTATTAGGACCGACAGTCTGAGTGTTGCTACTGTAACTAACAATGTGCTATAAGAGAAATCAAATCATTATATGATCATAAATGCAGGTTTTAATGTATATTATCTAATCCTCCTCATTCCAAAGGAATCACCAAGTTTGTATCTAAAGAAGTTACAATTTTGATCATTCAGATTCACTGCTATAGTTTTTAGCTTGTCAACCTGACATTCaagagattcaagattcaaagctTCAAAGGTTTTAATTGTCAGTTTTCACTATATAtacgaagacatacaggaaaatcgagatgctgtttctctcttccaactcttaaatagcaaacatttaaatataaaatacaataaaattataagaaaatacagttaaaacagcctatgtacacagtacAGGCAGTGCAGTGTCATGACAGTTCAAAAATTGACAATGTAAATAGAtaatagtgcaaatgatattaaggctAAAGACAGTATTGGAGATAAGTAAAGGGTTTAATGtgcaaaagcagctgaggtGAGCTGAGGTGAGCAGCTGACCTGATTAGATGCAGATGTGTATACAtattgagtctggttctgcctgaggtttctgcctgttaaatggaAGTTTTtactcgccactgtaactagctaaatactgcgatgtgcaatactcatgatggattaaggtggggtcagactgagtcttaccctgtcttgaagttgggtctctgttcataatttgacataattCTAGACCTCCtacgtttgtaaaagcgtcttgagataacgtttgttgtgattgggcactatacaaataaagattgattgattgattgattgattgatgatattAATTGCATTATCTAAGTATCTGTACAGCTGTATAGCTATAATTATTTACAACAGCATCTGCTGCAATAATGTGAGTGGATGTATAGTCGCCACAACGTTAAGTGTTAGCATTAGAACATACCAGTAAAACAAGTGTGGTGGACAGGTGATATCTATTTTTATTGGTGGAGTAACTTGGccactcatttttttacatttcacttcAGTATTCTACTTAGCATTTTACATAAGACATGggttttattttatcatgtatGATTTTATGCTCAACTGTGGAGCACCTTATTGCTTTAGTCAAAAAGATGCCAAAGACATAAAGCTTAGTTACTGATTTAACATTGACACTTTAACAATATCGCCATTTCCATGTCTGACTTTACAAGAGAGAAGTTCTTCTCTGATACATCCACCACTGCTCACTCCACCTGCACACTGAATTAAACTCAACTGGAAGTGTTAGCTGGGGTTTGGGCAACATGTTGTCTGGCCATTTCTCTCAGGTCCACAGTCACACAGGTATCCGGACAGCAGCGCTCCATGAAAGACTGAAGACCTTTCACACCCATGTCTACAgataagaaacagaaacacagagtgagGGGGAATTCATGATTTATGATACCATGACCTACAGCTCGCTAAGTTCAGTCAGAATGGACCTGAATGCTAACAGTTAGCTTAGCTCATAGCCGATGGACTCACTCATTCTCTTCCATCATTAAAAACCAACTCAGCTTATACTGACTCGCGTCTGTACTTGTGTGTGCCTCTAGTATCggttcacacagcacaaacTTACTTGTTACTCTTGGTGTACACGGGAAACATTTGTCTTGTTTACATGCTTTAGATTCCAGTTACTTCCTGTCTTCTGCGTGTGGCGTCATTACGTTGCAAAACAAAGCACACGTGCTCGGCACAAGGACCTCACTAAGGCTTCAATGAAATAGTAATGCTTGTTGTCTGTGGGATTAGTCAAAATCTGAACGACTATTTAGACACAGTTAGAAACTTAATAACTGAAGAATAGTTTTGGTTGCTCGTATAGATAgttataactaaaaaaaaaaagttaaaaaaaaaagtaaacattttgaTGTGGCATGAAAGAGAATGGACCACTGAGGTTTTTGTGGGCTCAGTCCACCCATAATAACTCCCCAGGCATGGATCAGAGGCAGGCTAATTGCCCTTCGGGCTCTCCTGGAGAATAGGGGCTCTATTCTAGAGTCACAAGCTATTAGGTCTACCTTCTCCACACAAAGCCCCCGACCCTTCCACTCTATTGTCTGAGAGGAGCAAGGATAAAGAAAGGGACATATGCTGGATGTCACTCCAGCTGTCAGCATCTGTCGTTCCTCTGCCAGATGCTCTGTGGGTTGGGAGGACAATCCACCCCTCCCAGTCAACTGATCTTCCAGTAGGGAGGGGCTGTGTTGTAAATCCGAGCCCCCCATGGAGAGTTATGGCCAGTATTGAGGACCACATAGGCATTTTGTATTTAGACCAAACTTGACCAATGTTTTGTGTCTAATTCCCTAAACCCCCTAGTTCAATTTGAAGTTTTAACATCACCTTGAGCATGTATGAAGGGGCTCTATACCTGTACAGATGTTGAGCATTCACCTGCTTCACCTCTTCTCTTCAGATGTTTGCCTAGTTTCATGTTCATTCACATCTAGGCCTTCAGGGGATTGCTCCAATTAAGCTCCAAATTGGTGACCAGAAAAATCTGAGTGAGTTACTCCATTTATTtgctaaataaacaacaacacacaatacacaatgaaacacaaacatcaatacGAAACAAACACAGCGCTAGCAGGACAAATTAAATACAAGGGATATTCAGTGTACACAAGCACCATGTCAAGTCTAGCTCCCATCAGCTATTGGCATCCTGAAGAAGACTTGTTGAAAAGTTGTGCTGTAAATTTGCTGTAAATTTGCCGTGATTTTTCCCAAGAAGGGTTTCTGTACTTTGATCATCTAGCTTTATATTCAAAACTGGTTGGCATAATCTGGTTATCTAACATCAATTCCATCAATATTGTTTTAGCCTGATAAAAAGTGCAGAGCGTCATCCAGCTGTGAGATGGTTGAGAGAAGAAAGGTGCTGAGGCAGGAGCCCTGATAATAACCACTCAGTTTGAAGTGCATAACCATAAAGAAAATAAGTGCACAcggaaacagacagacagattgaATATAGAAACATGgatacatccatccattatcttgactgcttatcccgttaggggtcacggaggactggagcctatcccagctggcttcgggcggaaggcagggtacactctggacaggtcgccaacctatcacagaaCATGGATACAGTGATATAAAAGGATAAAAGTGAGAGATTAAATCTGAGTATGTTAAAATATACATCCATGAAAAGCATTAATACTTTGCATACACCCACTGTATCATCGCCCATGCATATATGATCTTCATCCATCTACATATGACCACAGAAGACAAAAAGTGAAAGGGGTTTTTATAATCCTTCATCACATATTCAGCAGTCACTGTTTGGGTTTGTTGGCTATTCATGTTGGCTCTTTTCAACTTCCTTCTCCTCCTACACAGACTCTTCCTTCACCTCTTCTTTTCCGCCCCCCTTTAAGTTCCTCCCCCTGTTgcatcccccctcctcctcccacctcctctctgcttctgACCAAAGCTTGACTCAAGAGAAACAGAGGCAGATGTTCCAGGAGCACACGACTGCCCTCAGCCCTGCCCCCCAACACCTCCCATTTGTACTGGATCAGCAGTTAACCCCCGGAAAGAATTGACCatacaagtacacacacacacacacacacacacacacacacacacacacacacacacacacacacacacacacacacacacacacacacacacacaaagaacaccGCTGCACAAATCTGTACAGGCTCAACAGTTGTCCAACTGAATGAAcaatacactcacacactcacacatgcatacacacacagagacacacacaaacatttctaCACACCAAATGCTGTCCAAATCCCCTCAGTGTCCCTGATAGTAGCCACCCTGGGGTCAGGCCTAGTGTCAGCGTCCAGGGCCTGGGGTCTCTGTGGGCAGCTGGTCTGGCTaatcctgctgctgctcgaggCCACTGGTTCTCCAACCAAAGGCCAAGGACCCCCGGGGAGCCACAGGGCTGGGATCTCAGGGAGCAGGTTTGGACACAAAGCaggagttttgtttgtttgtgtgtttgtttaaagtctATTAAAGattacatgtaaaaaatgtcaaGGCTTCAACTGTGTCAACAGTATCACATCTaaaattctgatttaaaaaaaagcccctaatgttttgaTTAATGACAGGGACATGTTTTAAAGGGATGAACAAATCTTGAAGAAGATTTACAAATATGTTATGGTATAGACAAGAAAGTAGAAACATATTATTAGGAAAtgtagttttattattttactcatAGTTAAAGATCTGAATCTGCAGGGTAATGCAGTAAGTTTACTGGTTATTGTCTTGTTGAATTCAGGAACTCTTTAGTCTTCAAATTGTTTAGTGAGTTCATCAAACAATAGAAATGACAAATATTGAATTCGATATAAACTAAATGTGTTAATTACAGAAGTCAAAACACTGAATCATCATATTCAAGATACTAGAACTCTTTAATGTTTGTGCATACATTCAGAATTCAAATTCTTGTTATTTCATTTGTGGACGCATTTTTCCAACTGTACTCAATATTAACAAAGATATAGTTCGAGCAAAATAGCAAGCAGATGTGAAACATGCAGAGCTTGATGtcaaaatgggaaaaaaaaggttttgtcTAGTGTTAATGTTATTTAAGTTGATTTTAAGGGGGATGTTGAAAATGTCAATGTAAGTGGACGTCCTCTCTTGTGAAAGATAGTTAATTATAGATCAGACAGGGTAAGGAGAGAGTGTTGGTCACAGGTGTACTGCAAGTTTCTACTGTACATCCCAGAC from Notolabrus celidotus isolate fNotCel1 chromosome 3, fNotCel1.pri, whole genome shotgun sequence carries:
- the fam120b gene encoding constitutive coactivator of peroxisome proliferator-activated receptor gamma; the encoded protein is MGVKGLQSFMERCCPDTCVTVDLREMARQHVAQTPANTSSPTLVVDGMACLCHWYRCQDWICGGQWREYMDLLKSWVEAFISAGIRLVFFFDGVVEEQKRKEWAKRRRRVNGEISKVFRHLKGHGEQPGRALFVLPSGTASFTRFALRSLGQEVFCSVREADYEIARYALQHNCMGILGQDSDFIIYDSAPYLSVAKLRIDTLTTVLYDRQRLCQTIGLAIHQLPLLACLLGNDVVSEEKMMNIRNNAMATYRMNKPSPHSGANQGQVVLAVSHLVSSVWDREEEEAGLLSLNLSAPLTELLQRGMSSYILPGQEALQWGDFSTASSAAVFEKHVSAEILKACREKHVAAEGFMVYSIVCEGVIECSNTLEDEEDTELLPQAFVLKACRQRIYGLVLLHGHDGSNVNLPAMKEWFVYPGNPLQEPDMVHPVPISLTGDQPSLDLLWFGTGPEVSALRLNSFLSIFDCQQLSDLHGEVEDSLLAALCLITYIALQVNTLSQEDVDAYLSQAVCVRLKSTQELQHIKLPVLCSRAVQLGSLYIRGLGHLLGANCACGCPLPSAALMPWNSFDGRLFHSKYLLAHGGAEKTVLLESDSSCLNLFLRLREKLTETCRNRGRVLQSRPKPPEQSHKTTPGPRYRERHSGGPSESDENWRQRGENTGGWREREEMRGRRSGYGNREWQRGGHRGGMRGGQHFHPHPESYPNFQDGGHRNTSHRSYQSRGGSYSSRGRYQLAPRWSQPHGPGT